The region TCGGGTTAGCCGTGCGGTCCGCTCTACAACCGTTGGGCACCGTCGAGCTTGCCGAGCTCGCGGTCGAACGTGCCGAGCGGCAGGTTGCCGGCTTTGCGTGCCGCTTCGAGGACCAGGCAGTCTGAGAACCCGAGGGCCGGCCTCCTTCGGAAGTGGCGCAGCGCCGCGGCCACCACGTCGGAGTCCTGCAGCGTCAGATCGTTGTGGCTGAGCAACATCTCGACGGCGGTGGCGATCTCCGGCGCGTCGAGATCGTACACCGCCGACAGCACCCAGGTGGCCTCGGCCAGCACGAGGTGCGACACCCAGGCTCCCTTCGCGACGAACGTCTCCGCGGCTGCAACCTGCCTCGGGTCGTCGCGTGTGACGAGGC is a window of Deltaproteobacteria bacterium DNA encoding:
- a CDS encoding type II toxin-antitoxin system VapC family toxin; the encoded protein is MRAVDTNVLVRLVTRDDPRQVAAAETFVAKGAWVSHLVLAEATWVLSAVYDLDAPEIATAVEMLLSHNDLTLQDSDVVAAALRHFRRRPALGFSDCLVLEAARKAGNLPLGTFDRELGKLDGAQRL